The Glandiceps talaboti chromosome 1, keGlaTala1.1, whole genome shotgun sequence genome has a segment encoding these proteins:
- the LOC144439445 gene encoding nuclear protein MDM1-like has translation MKLTEPEGSSEYKTHYKWVDSRKSASFSPAPEQMAPDAGIKSAQLSFVRGEQREPPLQHKRYPVNPSSKITNTTKMYLQDPSEDSTDVAVPINITSKKTPIIAALDQTRPVVQDNKTAPIDKRDKSKTYKLEPKKDKAKTYKIHVGDAERIEKKTKPEKAEVEVKEKVKVAEKENVAKNLEQNGLELGFKYRAGFRRKDKGPKRLSEYQRQFAWKAPVHKESPLIAAEQMIYNSNAIPAYMPEKVAKKSEYEAQFQAWNQVQPTQQEMLKEHAKKDIEVKQKKKVSRGKRKKSSPKASPDQMPAAGVPSLDIPEQLKVVENPQKPFFPHGATKKWKSEYRSNYRDPRVFGYMEGVWRGADPPHIQPRDDSSDKVQPVAKEADKPVGGAPEWFAEVRRTPKQFSVKPQQADKDVKEGQDVNWFKEVVELRKKAQEYQKRARGTHFSREHLAQLLAQQARLWDQESEVSSSTLTPSESQPRVKPSKETAAKQQAELARQEEAPSPKPIEERATMPVKRRLAWPQDKARQENESSIGSIPTPEGYHSHTSPRDSQATIEDSTETEGGRVPTPRLTTAVEKEKARHHLARTTPAVGGAILSSPSFKANKTSTSKKSPPAPKVSRARSTPPPQRRQHIKPPNIPVGQLSDGYRSDDEESDATGNRRYYDARDGGHGDGNIECNCGADNVVCSQLHKSPSAGMETQDPDPLSSHYPSSPFLRHSENYYETSPARPRLPDDRSQLRKQKTWAGIALERNRNGSTAKSPETTDSDPPPPPRKPAEAWSIPTGPAVTSKPAEPISRQASTALPATPPPRPEGRMGTWDDEDAWSVLSSRSSCSLASEVLERARKRRDEFWGKK, from the exons ATGAAATTGACAGAGCCAGAA GGTTCTTCGGAGTATAAAACTCACTACAAGTGGGTTGACTCCAGAAAGTCAGCTTCATTTTCTCCAGCACCAGAACAAATGGCACCAGATGCTGGAATCAAATCTGCCCAACTAA GTTTTGTCAGAGGAGAGCAAAGAGAGCCACCATTACAACACAAACGTTATCCTGTTAACCCATCATCCAAAATCACAAATACAACCAAAATGTACCTCCAAGATCCTTCTGAAGACAGTACTGATGTTGCAGTGCCAATAAATATCACTTCAAAGAAAACACCCATAATAGCAGCACTGGACCAAACCAGACCTGTTGTACAAGACAATAAAACAGCACCCATAGACAAAAGAGATAAATCTAAAACTTATAAACTAGAACCAAAGAAAGATAAAGCTAAAACTTATAAAATTCATGTAGGGGATGCGGAAAGGATTGAAAAGAAGACAAAGCCAGAGAAAGCAGAGGTTGAAGTCAAAGAAAAAGTAAAGGTTGCTGAGAAAGAGAATGTGGCAAAGAACCTCGAGCAGAATGGA CTTGAATTAGGATTCAAATACAGAGCTGGATTCAGACGAAAAGACAAAGGTCCAAAGAGATTGTCAGAATACCAACGTCAGTTTGCATGGAAAGCTCCTGTACATAAAGAGTCACCATTGATAGCAGCAGAGCAG ATGATATACAATTCCAATGCCATTCCTGCCTACATGCCAGAGAAAGTTGCCAAGAAAAGTGAATACGAAGCCCAGTTTCAAGCCTGGAATCAAGTCCAACCAACACAACAGGAAATGTTGAAAGAACATGCCAAGAAAGATATAGAAGTGAAGCAGAAAAAGAAAGTGTCAAGG GGTAAAAGAAAGAAGAGTAGTCCAAAGGCATCTCCAGATCAAATGCCAGCTGCTGGTGTACCAAGCCTTGATATTCCAGAACAGCTGAAAGTTGTTGAAAATCCACAGAAGCCTTTCTTTCCACACGGAGCTACAAA GAAATGGAAATCTGAATACAGGTCAAATTACCGTGACCCTAGAGTGTTTGGTTACATGGAGGGAGTATGGCGGGGTGCAGATCCTCCCCACATCCAGCCACGTGATGACAGTTCTGACAAAGTCCAACCTGTCGCCAAGGAAGCTGACAAGCCTGTAGGTGGTGCACCAGAATGGTTTGCTGAGGTAAGGAGAACACCTAAACAGTTCTCTGTCAAACCACAACAAGCTGATAAAGATGTAAAAGAAGGTCAGGATGTCAATTGGTTCAAAGAG GTTGTTGAGTTGAGGAAAAAGGCACAAGAATATCAGAAGAGAGCTAGAGGAACTCACTTTTCAAGGGAACACTTAGCACAGTTATTAGCACAGCAAGCTAGACTATGGGACCAAGAAAGTGAAGTTAGTTCTAGTACTCTTACACCAAGTGAATCACAACCAAG AGTAAAACCTTCCAAAGAGACAGCAGCTAAGCAACAAGCTGAACTAGCAAGACAGGAAGAAGCACCATCACCTAAACCCATTGAAGAACGAGCCACGATGCCAGTCAAAAGAAGACTGGCATGGCCACAGGATAAAGCAAGACAAGAAAATGAATCTAG CATTGGCAGTATTCCAACACCAGAGGGCTACCATTCACATACATCACCCAGAGATTCTCAGGCAACCATTGAAGATAGCACAGAGACAGAAGGTGGACGTGTTCCAACACCAAGATTAACAACTGCTGTAGAAAAGGAAAAAGCTCGGCATCATCTAGCTAGAACAACGCCAGCAGTTG GTGGTGCTATACTATCATCACCCTCATTCAAGGCAAACAAGACAAGTACAAGTAAGAAATCTCCTCCAGCACCAAAAGTCAGCAGAGCTAGATCTACTCCACCACCCCAAAGAC GTCAACATATAAAACCACCTAACATTCCAGTAGGTCAACTTTCTGATGGTTACCGTAGCGATGATGAGGAGAGTGATGCAACAGGTAATCGCCGTTACTATGATGCTAGAGATGGAGGACATGGTGATGGCAACATTGAGTGTAATTGTGGAGCAGATAATGTGGTATGTAG CCAGTTACATAAATCACCTTCAGCTGGTATGGAAACCCAAGACCCAGATCCTCTGAGTAGCCACTACCCATCTTCTCCATTCCTGAGGCATTCTGAGAATTACTATGAAACCAGTCCAGCACGCCCTAGGTTGCCGGACGACAGGTCACAACTAAGGAAACAGAAGACATGGGCTGGTATTGCCCTTGAAAGGAATAGGAATGGATCAACAGCGAAAA GCCCAGAAACTACAGATTCAGATCCCCCTCCACCACCACGAAAACCAGCTGAAGCTTGGAGTATACCAACTGGTCCCGCTGTGACAAGCAAACCAGCGGAGCCAATAAGTCGACAAGCCAGTACGGCATTACCAGCCACACCCCCACCAAGACCAGAAGGTAGAATGGGAACATGGGATGATGAGGATGCCTGGTCTGTCTTATCTTCAAGATCCAGCTGTTCTTTGGCATCAGAAGTTCTAGAAAGAGCTCGTAAACGCAGAGATGAATTTTGGGGTAAAAAATAA
- the LOC144446934 gene encoding mitochondrial tRNA-specific 2-thiouridylase 1-like — protein MAARLRHIVCAMSGGVDSSVAALLLKRKGYRVTGLFMKNWDSLDETGVCLSDTEFQDAQYVCEQLKIPLHHVNFVQDYWHDVFSYFLKEYQTGTTPNPDVLCNKYIKFDKFLKYAMTEFQADALATGHYARTDIGEDILYKSDIVQQNGIKLLKGVDPKKEQTFFLSQISQKALQKTLFPLGGLTKHQVKEIAKGEGLDKIVKKKESMGICFIGNRNFQRFIQEYIEPTPGNFVSIEDGRVISRHGGCHLFTVGQRAHIGGQKLAWFIASKDTNTQTVYVAPGTHHPALFSQTMLTEPLHWIHTIPKQLIEEKLLQCEFRFQHVHVHPLVRCAVTINEHQQAIITLEQPLRALTAGQFAVLYQGDECLGGARIVSVGPSLYDIGRLTHSRLSEELETLTN, from the coding sequence ATGGCTGCAAGACTGCGACACATTGTGTGTGCTATGTCAGGTGGTGTAGACAGTAGTGTAGCTGCTTTGTTGCTGAAAAGGAAAGGTTACAGAGTGACAGGATTATTTATGAAGAATTGGGATTCTCTGGATGAGACAGGAGTTTGTTTATCAGATACTGAATTCCAAGATGCACAGTATGTGTGTGAACAATTAAAAATACCTTTACATCATGTCAACTTTGTTCAGGACTATTGGCATGATGTGTTTTCTTATTTCCTCAAAGAATATCAAACTGGAACCACTCCGAATCCTGATGTATTATGTAACAAGtacattaaatttgataaattcttGAAGTATGCCATGACAGAATTCCAAGCTGATGCCCTAGCAACAGGACATTATGCCAGGACTGATATTGGAGaagatattttgtataaaagtGATATTGTCCAACAAAATGGCATCAAGCTCCTCAAAGGTGTTGATCCGAAAAAGGAACAGACTTTCTTTCTGTCACAGATATCCCAGAAAGCATTGCAAAAGACTTTATTTCCACTTGGTGGACTAACCAAGCACCAAGTCAAAGAAATTGCAAAGGGAGAAGGTCTTGACAAAATTGTGAAAAAGAAGGAAAGTATGGGAATCTGTTTCATTGGAAACCGGAATTTTCAGAGATTTATCCAGGAATATATTGAACCCACTCCTGGTAATTTTGTATCGATAGAAGATGGAAGGGTTATAAGTAGGCATGGTGGGTGTCATTTATTTACTGTGGGTCAAAGGGCACATATTGGTGGACAGAAGCTTGCTTGGTTTATTGCAAGTAAAGatacaaacacacagactgTGTATGTAGCCCCAGGTACTCATCACCCAGCATTGTTCTCCCAAACAATGTTGACGGAACCATTACACTGGATTCACACCATTCCTAAACAACTTATAGAAGAAAAACTACTGCAATGCGAGTTCCGATTTCAGCATGTCCATGTTCATCCATTGGTTAGGTGTGCAGTAACCATTAATGAACATCAGCAAGCAATTATTACATTAGAGCAGCCACTGAGAGCCTTGACTGCAGGACAGTTTGCAGTGTTGTACCAAGGTGATGAATGCTTGGGAGG